The following coding sequences are from one Desulfosporosinus orientis DSM 765 window:
- the pfkA gene encoding 6-phosphofructokinase — MSRVVQRIGVLTSGGDAPGMNAALRAVVRKGIYHGVKVYGISRGYEGLIHGEIQEMSIGSVADIVLRGGTLLKTARSQEMMTPEGQQKALDQLHKHQIDALVVIGGDGSFRGAQTLARGIQIVGIPGTIDNDIPGTDLTIGFDTAVNTVIDAVSKIRDTATSHERTFIVEVMGRDCGNIALQAGIACGAESILVPEIPYDLEEICDKLKRGHQRGKNHSIIIVSEGVGKAYEIGEELRSRTGFETRITILGHLQRGGNPSALDAVIAASMGGKAVEIILANETNKMTAYVNQVVVSRPLDVAYGERRPFNQDLYELANQLSI; from the coding sequence AAAAGGGATTTATCATGGAGTTAAAGTTTATGGGATAAGCAGAGGATATGAAGGGTTAATCCATGGCGAAATTCAAGAAATGAGTATTGGATCTGTTGCGGATATTGTCCTGCGGGGAGGTACTTTGCTGAAAACCGCAAGAAGCCAGGAAATGATGACTCCGGAGGGGCAGCAAAAGGCTTTAGATCAGCTCCACAAGCATCAAATAGACGCTTTAGTAGTTATCGGAGGGGATGGTTCCTTCAGGGGTGCACAAACACTGGCTAGAGGAATCCAGATTGTGGGAATTCCGGGCACTATTGATAACGATATACCGGGTACAGATTTGACCATTGGATTTGACACGGCTGTCAATACCGTCATTGATGCTGTGAGCAAAATCAGAGATACTGCCACATCCCACGAACGTACCTTTATTGTCGAAGTTATGGGCAGGGATTGCGGGAACATAGCACTTCAGGCAGGGATAGCCTGTGGAGCGGAATCTATTCTGGTTCCGGAGATTCCTTATGATTTGGAGGAAATCTGTGATAAGTTGAAACGAGGCCATCAGCGTGGGAAGAATCACAGTATCATCATTGTTTCAGAAGGTGTGGGAAAAGCCTATGAAATCGGCGAGGAATTACGTTCCCGTACCGGGTTTGAAACCCGGATTACCATACTGGGACATTTACAGCGGGGTGGAAACCCCAGTGCCTTAGATGCTGTGATAGCTGCTTCTATGGGAGGAAAGGCCGTGGAAATCATTCTGGCCAATGAGACCAATAAGATGACTGCTTATGTTAATCAAGTGGTTGTTTCCAGACCCTTGGATGTTGCATACGGAGAGCGGCGGCCATTTAATCAAGACCTTTATGAATTGGCTAATCAGCTCTCAATTTAA